Proteins co-encoded in one Amia ocellicauda isolate fAmiCal2 chromosome 11, fAmiCal2.hap1, whole genome shotgun sequence genomic window:
- the smap2 gene encoding stromal membrane-associated protein 2 isoform X2, with product MTGKSVKDIDRYQAVLSSLLTQEDNKFCADCQAKGPRWASWNLGIFICIRCAGIHRNLGVHISRVKSVNLDQWTQEQIQCIQEMGNGKARRLYEAFLPDCFQRPETDQAAEMFIRDKYEKKKYMDRSIDIHSFRKEKSSDTLKERKVEPIIFEKVKLKRDESQQFKTSPTKPVQPEVDLLGLDTPSTGSHINNGKPSPEPVNNLDFLRSMTASSLDSSTSAPAPSSMPTGSNASSMSENLNLFLDQAPKPEDSSKKMSKDSILSLYGPQTPQITHMPAQGGMYMAPTPMAYAGAGYGQYQALAAAGGVMGGVMPSHMGMLPQPGGAGMLAQMAMPAGAYMANLQSGMMGVPGGVIGGQGGMFNGVGGMQAPVYGAQQAQQLQWNIAQVTQQMAGINLYSPSGIVGYGQPMGSGTAQGSSHMLGTHVWK from the exons GTCCACGATGGGCTTCTTGGAACCTGGGAATCTTCATCTGTATCCGCTGCGCTGGGATCCACCGGAACCTCGGGGTGCACATCTCCCGGGTCAAGTCCGTCAACCTGGACCAGTGGACCCAGGAGCAGATCCAG TGCATCCAGGAGATGGGCAATGGCAAGGCCAGGAGGCTCTACGAGGCTTTCCTGCCAGACTGCTTCCAGCGCCCGGAGACAGACCA AGCTGCGGAGATGTTCATCCGGGACAAGTACGAGAAGAAGAAGTACATGGACCGAAGCATTGACATCCACTCGTTCCGG AAGGAGAAAAGCAGTGATACACTGAAGGAGAGAAAAGTGGAGCCCATCATATTTGAGAAAGTGAAGCTG aagagGGACGAGTCTCAGCAGTTCAAGACCAGCCCAACCAAGCCAGTGCAGCCCGAAGTGGACCTCCTGGGACTGG ACACTCCCAGCACCGGCTCCCACATCAACAACGGGAAGCCCAGTCCAGAACCAGTCAACAACCTGGACTTCCTTCGGTCCATGACGGCGTCAAGCTTGGACTCCAGCACGTCAGCG CCTGCCCCCAGCTCCATGCCCACGGGCAGCAATGCCAGCTCCATGTCGGAGAACCTCAACCTGTTCCTAGACCAGGCACCCAAACCGGAAGACAGCAGCAAGAAGATGTCCAAGGACTCCATCCTGTCCCTGTACGGGCCACAGACGCCCCAGATCACACACATGCCGGCGCAAG GTGGGATGTACATGGCGCCCACCCCGATGGCGTACGCGGGGGCAGGCTATGGGCAGTACCAAGCGCTGGCAGCCGCAGGGGGGGTGATGGGAGGCGTGATGCCCTCACACATGGGCATGCTACCCCAGCCGGGAGGTGCTGGCATGCTGGCGCAGATGGCGATGCCGGCGGGGGCCTATATGGCCAACCTGCAGAGCGGGATGATGGGAGTCCCCGGCGGAGTGATAGGCGGGCAGGGCGGCATGTTCAATGGGGTGGGAGGGATGCAGGCACCCGTCTATGGAGCCCAGCAGGCACAGCAGCTGCAGTGGAACATTGCACAG GTCACTCAGCAGATGGCGGGAATTAACCTCTACAGCCCCAGCGGGATTGTGGGATATGGTCAGCCGATGGGCAGCGGGACGGCACAGGGATCGTCTCACATGCTGGGTACACATGTGTGGAAATGA
- the smap2 gene encoding stromal membrane-associated protein 2 isoform X1 codes for MTGKSVKDIDRYQAVLSSLLTQEDNKFCADCQAKGPRWASWNLGIFICIRCAGIHRNLGVHISRVKSVNLDQWTQEQIQCIQEMGNGKARRLYEAFLPDCFQRPETDQAAEMFIRDKYEKKKYMDRSIDIHSFRKEKSSDTLKERKVEPIIFEKVKLKRDESQQFKTSPTKPVQPEVDLLGLDTPSTGSHINNGKPSPEPVNNLDFLRSMTASSLDSSTSAQPAPSSMPTGSNASSMSENLNLFLDQAPKPEDSSKKMSKDSILSLYGPQTPQITHMPAQGGMYMAPTPMAYAGAGYGQYQALAAAGGVMGGVMPSHMGMLPQPGGAGMLAQMAMPAGAYMANLQSGMMGVPGGVIGGQGGMFNGVGGMQAPVYGAQQAQQLQWNIAQVTQQMAGINLYSPSGIVGYGQPMGSGTAQGSSHMLGTHVWK; via the exons GTCCACGATGGGCTTCTTGGAACCTGGGAATCTTCATCTGTATCCGCTGCGCTGGGATCCACCGGAACCTCGGGGTGCACATCTCCCGGGTCAAGTCCGTCAACCTGGACCAGTGGACCCAGGAGCAGATCCAG TGCATCCAGGAGATGGGCAATGGCAAGGCCAGGAGGCTCTACGAGGCTTTCCTGCCAGACTGCTTCCAGCGCCCGGAGACAGACCA AGCTGCGGAGATGTTCATCCGGGACAAGTACGAGAAGAAGAAGTACATGGACCGAAGCATTGACATCCACTCGTTCCGG AAGGAGAAAAGCAGTGATACACTGAAGGAGAGAAAAGTGGAGCCCATCATATTTGAGAAAGTGAAGCTG aagagGGACGAGTCTCAGCAGTTCAAGACCAGCCCAACCAAGCCAGTGCAGCCCGAAGTGGACCTCCTGGGACTGG ACACTCCCAGCACCGGCTCCCACATCAACAACGGGAAGCCCAGTCCAGAACCAGTCAACAACCTGGACTTCCTTCGGTCCATGACGGCGTCAAGCTTGGACTCCAGCACGTCAGCG CAGCCTGCCCCCAGCTCCATGCCCACGGGCAGCAATGCCAGCTCCATGTCGGAGAACCTCAACCTGTTCCTAGACCAGGCACCCAAACCGGAAGACAGCAGCAAGAAGATGTCCAAGGACTCCATCCTGTCCCTGTACGGGCCACAGACGCCCCAGATCACACACATGCCGGCGCAAG GTGGGATGTACATGGCGCCCACCCCGATGGCGTACGCGGGGGCAGGCTATGGGCAGTACCAAGCGCTGGCAGCCGCAGGGGGGGTGATGGGAGGCGTGATGCCCTCACACATGGGCATGCTACCCCAGCCGGGAGGTGCTGGCATGCTGGCGCAGATGGCGATGCCGGCGGGGGCCTATATGGCCAACCTGCAGAGCGGGATGATGGGAGTCCCCGGCGGAGTGATAGGCGGGCAGGGCGGCATGTTCAATGGGGTGGGAGGGATGCAGGCACCCGTCTATGGAGCCCAGCAGGCACAGCAGCTGCAGTGGAACATTGCACAG GTCACTCAGCAGATGGCGGGAATTAACCTCTACAGCCCCAGCGGGATTGTGGGATATGGTCAGCCGATGGGCAGCGGGACGGCACAGGGATCGTCTCACATGCTGGGTACACATGTGTGGAAATGA